One Rhodospirillaceae bacterium genomic window, CGCCGCGACCGTGAGCAGGCCGCGCTCGCGGACGAAATCCACCACCTGGCGGGTTTCCAGATTGTCGGCCAGCTTCAGGCCCGCCATCAGCCCGCGGCCCCGCGCCTCGACGTAGACCTCGGGATAATCGGCGACCAGCGCCCGCAGTTCGGCGTGCAGCGCCTCGCCCTGGACGCGGACATTTTCGAGGAAGCCGGGCGCGGTGAGCACGTCCCAGACCGCGTTGGCCACCGCCATGGCGAGCGGGTTGCCGCCATAGGTCGAGCCGTGGGTGCCGGCCGTCATGCCCTTAGCCGCCTCTTCCGTCGCCAGGCAGGCGCCGACCGGGAAGCCGCCGCCCATGCCCTTGGCGGTCGCCATGATGTCCGGTGTCATATCCGACCATTCGTGGGCGAAGAGCCTGCCGGTCCGGCCGTTGCCGCACTGGACCTCGTCGAGCATGACCAGGAGGCCGAACTCGTCGGCGGTCTCGCGGACAGCCTCGAGGAAGCCGTCCGGCGCCGGGCGGTAGCCGCCCTCGCCCTGGATCGGCTCGAACAGGATACCGCCGGTCTCGTCGTCGATGGCGTCGCGCAGCTCGTTCATGTTGCCGAAGGCGACGTGCCGGAAGCCCTGGACCGCCGGGCCGAACCCGTCGATATGGCTTTCCTGGCCGCCGGCGAAGATGGTCGCCAGCGTCCGGCCGTGGAACGCGCCCCTCATGCAGACGATCCCGGTCCTGTGCGGGTTGCCGCTCGCATGATGGTATTTGCGGATCATCTTGATGCCGAGCTCGACGGCCTCCGAGCCCGAATTGCCGAAGAAGACGGTGTCGGCGAAGGTGTCGCGCACGAACTTCTCGCCCATCTCCTGCTGGCCCGGGATGGTGAAGATGTTCGAGCAGTGCCAGAACTTCCGCCCCTGCTCGATGAGCGCCTCGACCAATGCCGGATGGCTGTGGCCCAGGCAGGTCACGGCGATGCCGCTGGCGAAGTCCAGGAATCGTCGGCCGTCGGTGCTGTAAAGGTAGGGGCCTTCACCGCGCTCGAAAGCGATATCCGTCCGCCGGTAGGTCGGCATGAGGGCCGGGATCACGATCCTGTCTCCTTCTCGGTTGGGCCGGCATCCGGTGTCTGCCGGGCGCCGGGCGGGCAAAGCCTGCCGCAAAAGCAAACGACGACGCCTCTCCCGTTCCGGAAAAACGCCGTCCGCTCATCCTGGCAGGCGATTCAACGCCGCGGGATATAAGGCGAGGCGCGAAAAAAGGCGAGTCGGCGCGATGGCGCGGCAGCAGGCGGGGCAATTTGGATTTCCAGCCCGCAATCCATCCTCCGATGCCACCCCGGATGGAGCGGAGCGGAAATCCGGGGACCAGAGTCGCCCGGCACGGCCTTGCCCTACCGCCCTGGCCCCCGGATTAAATCCGGGGCGGCATCCTTGGTTCCGTCGGCTCCCGCGGCAAGCCCCGCCTACAAGTCCCCGGCTACAACTCCACCGTCAGCGGGTTGTAGTTGTAGAGCCAGTCCGAGCGTTCCCGGTCCATGTTCCGTTCGGCGAAGGCGGCGCGCAGGGCAGCCTCGCCCGGCAGGTGGAACAGTTTCCGGTTGGCGCGGGATTCGTCGACGATGCGCCGCGCGCGCGGCTTGCGGTGGCGCTCGTACAGGGCCAGCGCATCCGCGATCGAGCCGGCCTCGGCCAGTGCCCGGGCGAGGATGGCGCCGTCTTCCACGGCGACGGCCGCGCCTTGGGCCATGTAGGGCAGCATGGGGTGGGCGGCATCGCCGAGCAGCGTGGCGCGGCCGGCGCTCCAGCGGTCGAGATGCGGGTGGACGTTGAGCGGCCAGCGGTAACAGGCGTCGCGGTCGGCGGCGTCGACGATCGTCAGGATATCCGGGTGCCAGCCCTCGAAATCGGCGCGCA contains:
- a CDS encoding aspartate aminotransferase family protein, which translates into the protein MIPALMPTYRRTDIAFERGEGPYLYSTDGRRFLDFASGIAVTCLGHSHPALVEALIEQGRKFWHCSNIFTIPGQQEMGEKFVRDTFADTVFFGNSGSEAVELGIKMIRKYHHASGNPHRTGIVCMRGAFHGRTLATIFAGGQESHIDGFGPAVQGFRHVAFGNMNELRDAIDDETGGILFEPIQGEGGYRPAPDGFLEAVRETADEFGLLVMLDEVQCGNGRTGRLFAHEWSDMTPDIMATAKGMGGGFPVGACLATEEAAKGMTAGTHGSTYGGNPLAMAVANAVWDVLTAPGFLENVRVQGEALHAELRALVADYPEVYVEARGRGLMAGLKLADNLETRQVVDFVRERGLLTVAAGENVVRMAPPLIIGREEIDEAVALLRAAAEELMAEERDVA